One segment of bacterium DNA contains the following:
- the dnaJ gene encoding molecular chaperone DnaJ produces MKDLYEILGVNRSATEEELKRAYRQKAKECHPDTNSDPEAENLFKELSGAYAILSDPQKRRQYDTYGTTGRSQDPFAGMGGFDISDALRMFMEAVGGVDPFGGSFFGGGFGGSGRASRSRKGGDLQVTVKVSLEEILSGAKKKIKLSKKYVCKECGGSGIPAGAKEKTCPDCGGTGRRRTVRASLLGSISTVTTCSTCGGTGTTVTAHCPKCSGEGRIDGSQSIDFEVPPGVSEGNYLVMDGKGNAGIAGGPPGNLIIFFKEIPHKVFNRRGEDLYIRFPLTFSRAALGAEVKIPTLEGEDKALKIPSGTQFGQTFKLKGSGLPALNSRSRGDIVVTAFIRTPTRLSKKEKEVFAELAEFDSEHSAEHNDENIFSRLKDLFN; encoded by the coding sequence TTGAAAGATCTTTACGAAATATTAGGTGTAAATCGCAGCGCTACTGAAGAAGAACTTAAAAGAGCATACAGACAAAAAGCGAAGGAATGCCATCCGGATACTAATTCCGATCCCGAAGCAGAGAATCTCTTTAAAGAGTTATCTGGGGCTTATGCTATACTTTCGGACCCACAGAAAAGGCGGCAATACGATACTTACGGCACAACTGGGCGTTCTCAAGATCCCTTTGCTGGTATGGGGGGATTCGATATATCTGACGCTTTAAGAATGTTTATGGAGGCTGTTGGTGGAGTGGACCCTTTCGGTGGTAGTTTCTTTGGTGGTGGATTTGGTGGTAGTGGTCGCGCTTCCAGAAGCAGAAAGGGTGGCGACCTTCAGGTGACGGTTAAAGTTTCGCTCGAAGAAATACTCAGCGGGGCCAAGAAGAAAATTAAATTATCCAAAAAATATGTATGCAAGGAGTGTGGGGGAAGTGGTATTCCTGCGGGTGCGAAAGAAAAAACCTGTCCGGATTGTGGCGGGACCGGCCGTAGGCGCACAGTAAGGGCTTCCCTTCTCGGCTCAATATCTACAGTTACAACCTGCTCGACTTGCGGTGGAACAGGCACCACTGTAACAGCACATTGCCCAAAGTGTTCTGGTGAAGGTCGTATCGATGGAAGCCAATCGATAGATTTTGAAGTGCCACCCGGTGTTTCCGAAGGGAATTATCTTGTTATGGATGGAAAAGGCAATGCTGGTATTGCTGGAGGACCTCCGGGTAATCTTATTATTTTCTTCAAAGAAATTCCTCATAAGGTTTTCAATCGCCGTGGCGAAGACCTTTACATAAGGTTCCCATTGACCTTCTCGCGGGCCGCACTTGGCGCGGAGGTAAAAATTCCAACCCTCGAGGGCGAGGATAAAGCGCTAAAAATCCCTTCTGGAACTCAATTCGGTCAAACATTCAAGCTAAAAGGCTCTGGATTACCGGCATTGAATTCAAGGTCGAGGGGCGATATAGTAGTGACGGCTTTCATTCGCACTCCGACGAGGTTGAGTAAAAAGGAAAAGGAAGTTTTCGCAGAATTAGCAGAATTCGACTCCGAGCATTCCGCCGAGCATAATGACGAAAATATTTTCAGTAGATTGAAAGACCTATTTAACTAA
- a CDS encoding nucleotide exchange factor GrpE has product MGDKKKKGKEIKEQKTDNLENLTAEIESLKEEKERLNDAYLRLAAEYDNYKKRQTKNFSEMVSAARDALLLKILDVLDNFERAIQSYEEPPSVDLLVEGIDLIHKQFVDMLHSEDIHTVCEIGDCFDPQIHEAVAMVPSDEKENTVVGVLQKGFKCGERLIRPAKVLVSNHLEDEKD; this is encoded by the coding sequence ATGGGTGATAAGAAAAAAAAGGGAAAAGAAATTAAAGAACAGAAAACCGATAACTTAGAAAACCTGACGGCTGAGATCGAGTCGTTAAAGGAAGAGAAGGAACGATTAAACGATGCCTATCTGAGGCTTGCGGCGGAATATGATAATTATAAAAAACGCCAAACGAAAAATTTCAGCGAAATGGTTTCTGCAGCTAGGGATGCCCTGCTACTCAAAATTCTAGATGTTCTCGATAACTTCGAAAGGGCAATTCAATCCTATGAGGAACCACCATCAGTCGATTTGCTTGTCGAGGGGATAGACCTTATTCACAAGCAATTTGTGGATATGCTGCATTCTGAAGATATACATACGGTTTGCGAGATCGGCGATTGTTTTGACCCCCAGATACACGAAGCAGTGGCAATGGTGCCATCGGATGAAAAGGAGAATACAGTAGTGGGAGTTTTACAAAAAGGATTTAAGTGTGGTGAACGACTTATCAGGCCTGCTAAAGTCTTGGTTTCCAACCATTTGGAAGACGAAAAGGACTAG
- the hrcA gene encoding heat-inducible transcription repressor HrcA, which yields MELTDRESSILKLLTEVFIETAHPVGSKTIAERLGSTISSATIRNIFVNLEAKGAIEKPHTSAGRVPTNDGFRYYVSNLMDPQKLKESEIAEIDSSSSTFYTNTNELLDGVARTLAKLSKQLGIVVAPHGEDLKLFRVEYIPASPMEVFLIVSTTSGMVKSVPLRFSYNIDFRKLNIVVDLVNERLSGKTFGEIRVNIEKRFEDIVSLKEAFLLRLINSVDTIFHFDQEECLHYYGTSQLLEKPEFRETSNLGGLISLLENRQNLTRLLAVSHGQPLSIRIGGSMNDLSIVTCEFPIATNCGIVGLLGPIRMDYARAISILIYARDALSKSFGR from the coding sequence GTGGAACTGACAGACAGAGAATCATCTATCTTAAAACTCCTCACCGAGGTTTTTATAGAGACGGCGCATCCGGTCGGAAGCAAGACTATCGCCGAGCGCCTGGGCTCGACGATATCTTCTGCGACTATTCGCAATATCTTCGTGAATTTAGAAGCTAAAGGTGCTATCGAAAAGCCTCACACCAGCGCAGGACGAGTTCCTACAAACGATGGCTTTCGTTATTACGTTTCGAATTTAATGGATCCCCAAAAACTAAAAGAGAGCGAGATTGCGGAAATTGATAGTTCTTCTTCGACTTTCTATACTAATACAAACGAGTTACTCGATGGTGTCGCGCGAACTTTGGCCAAACTGAGTAAACAGCTTGGGATAGTAGTTGCGCCACACGGCGAGGATTTGAAACTTTTCCGGGTCGAGTATATCCCGGCATCGCCCATGGAGGTTTTCCTTATCGTTTCTACAACGAGTGGTATGGTGAAAAGCGTTCCACTACGTTTTAGCTATAATATAGATTTTCGAAAACTGAATATTGTTGTGGATTTGGTTAACGAAAGGCTCTCCGGAAAGACATTCGGCGAGATACGAGTTAATATCGAAAAACGCTTCGAAGATATAGTTAGTTTGAAAGAGGCTTTCCTTCTGCGCTTGATAAACTCGGTAGATACGATATTCCATTTCGACCAGGAGGAATGCCTTCACTATTACGGCACGAGCCAGCTGCTGGAAAAACCTGAATTCAGAGAAACCTCTAACCTTGGCGGCCTGATCTCTCTCCTCGAAAACAGGCAGAATCTTACGCGGTTACTTGCGGTTTCGCATGGGCAACCATTGAGCATTCGTATTGGTGGCTCCATGAACGATTTGTCTATAGTTACCTGCGAGTTCCCGATAGCCACTAATTGTGGGATAGTCGGCCTTTTAGGCCCCATTCGTATGGATTACGCTCGTGCAATAAGCATATTAATATATGCTCGAGACGCCCTGTCTAAATCTTTTGGGAGATAA
- the groL gene encoding chaperonin GroEL (60 kDa chaperone family; promotes refolding of misfolded polypeptides especially under stressful conditions; forms two stacked rings of heptamers to form a barrel-shaped 14mer; ends can be capped by GroES; misfolded proteins enter the barrel where they are refolded when GroES binds), whose product MSKEIEYSEHARDLLKVGVSKLARAVKVTLGPKGRNVVLDKKWGGPTITKDGVTVAKEIDLEDPFENMGAQLVKEVASKTSDIAGDGTTTATVLTEAIFLEGVKNVTSGINPMALRRGLEAATVNIIEKLKDISVPVKSSEEIAQVGAISANNDRVIGELIAEAMDKVGKDGVITVEEAKGTETTLDTVEGMQFDRGYLSPYFVTDPEAMEVSFEDALILIHDKKISNMKDMLPLLEKVAQKGKPLVIISEDVEGEALAMLVVNKLRGVVRCAAIKAPGYGDRRKAMLQDIAILTGGKVISEELGFKLENTRVEDLGSSKRITIDKDNTTIVEGGGAQADIQGRIKEIRAAIEKATSDYDSEKLQERLAKLAGGVAVIKVGAATETEMKEKKARVEDALHATRAAVEEGIVPGGGVTLIRCLSALDELAFEGDANVAIRILRKALEEPARLIAENAGHDGGVIINTIKENEGAFGFNADKEEFEDLFVAGVIDPTKVVRIALQNAVSISSLLLTTECLVTEIPDKEAPAAAPQMPGGGMGMY is encoded by the coding sequence ATGTCAAAAGAAATAGAATATTCCGAACATGCACGAGACTTATTGAAGGTTGGAGTGAGCAAGCTAGCCCGTGCAGTCAAAGTAACACTCGGTCCTAAGGGCAGAAATGTTGTCCTGGATAAAAAATGGGGTGGCCCCACAATCACTAAAGACGGTGTCACAGTCGCCAAAGAGATCGACCTCGAAGATCCATTTGAGAATATGGGCGCACAGCTCGTAAAAGAAGTCGCATCGAAAACCAGCGATATTGCCGGTGACGGCACGACCACGGCGACAGTCCTCACCGAGGCGATTTTCTTAGAGGGCGTGAAGAATGTGACTTCGGGCATCAATCCGATGGCACTTCGCAGAGGCCTCGAGGCTGCTACCGTTAATATTATCGAAAAACTCAAGGACATCTCGGTCCCAGTTAAAAGTTCTGAGGAGATCGCTCAGGTAGGAGCTATTTCGGCGAATAACGATCGCGTCATTGGTGAACTTATTGCTGAGGCCATGGATAAGGTTGGCAAAGACGGCGTTATTACTGTCGAAGAGGCCAAAGGCACCGAGACAACACTTGATACAGTCGAAGGAATGCAGTTCGACCGCGGCTATCTTTCGCCCTATTTCGTCACCGATCCCGAGGCCATGGAGGTCTCTTTCGAGGACGCTCTTATCCTCATCCATGATAAGAAAATTTCTAATATGAAGGATATGTTACCGCTTCTTGAAAAGGTAGCCCAAAAGGGTAAACCGCTTGTCATCATTTCAGAAGATGTCGAGGGTGAAGCGCTTGCGATGCTTGTTGTGAATAAACTCCGCGGCGTCGTTCGTTGCGCTGCTATAAAGGCTCCAGGTTATGGCGATCGTAGGAAGGCAATGCTTCAGGATATCGCCATTCTCACCGGCGGCAAGGTTATCTCAGAAGAACTCGGATTTAAACTCGAGAACACCCGCGTCGAAGACCTTGGCAGCTCCAAGAGAATCACTATAGATAAGGATAACACGACTATAGTCGAGGGTGGTGGAGCTCAGGCCGATATTCAAGGCAGAATCAAGGAAATTCGTGCCGCTATTGAGAAAGCCACCTCGGATTACGACAGTGAGAAGCTCCAAGAGAGACTTGCCAAGCTTGCCGGTGGTGTTGCTGTGATTAAAGTCGGTGCTGCTACCGAAACTGAGATGAAGGAGAAAAAGGCCCGTGTCGAGGATGCCCTTCATGCTACTCGCGCAGCCGTCGAAGAAGGTATCGTTCCCGGTGGCGGTGTAACGCTTATTCGCTGTTTATCTGCGCTAGATGAACTTGCTTTCGAAGGCGATGCTAATGTTGCGATACGCATTCTTCGCAAAGCGCTTGAAGAGCCGGCACGACTCATTGCAGAGAACGCTGGCCACGACGGTGGTGTTATTATCAACACAATCAAGGAAAACGAAGGCGCGTTTGGATTTAACGCCGACAAAGAGGAATTCGAAGACCTTTTCGTCGCAGGCGTCATTGACCCGACCAAGGTCGTCCGCATCGCCCTTCAGAATGCTGTTTCCATCTCTTCGCTGCTCCTGACTACCGAGTGTCTCGTAACCGAGATTCCGGATAAGGAAGCTCCCGCAGCGGCACCTCAGATGCCCGGTGGCGGAATGGGAATGTATTAA
- a CDS encoding co-chaperone GroES, with the protein MNVKPLSDRVLVRPIDQDTTARGGIIIPDTAKERPQEGEIIAVGPGRTSDSGELIVLAVKAGQKVLYGKYAGTEITIEGDEYLIMQESNILAILE; encoded by the coding sequence ATGAACGTCAAACCGCTTTCTGATCGTGTTTTAGTCAGACCGATCGATCAGGACACAACTGCTCGCGGTGGGATTATTATTCCTGATACCGCTAAAGAAAGGCCTCAGGAGGGCGAGATCATTGCAGTAGGTCCCGGCAGAACTTCTGACAGTGGAGAGCTTATAGTTCTGGCAGTGAAGGCTGGACAGAAAGTGCTTTATGGCAAATATGCGGGCACTGAGATCACAATCGAGGGTGATGAATACTTAATTATGCAGGAATCCAATATCCTCGCAATACTCGAATAA